From the Cytophagales bacterium genome, the window ACAAAAGTTATTTGATTGATTTTCAATGTTTTGTGGGATTTAGTGCTTTGGTGTTTTAGTGGCATTTTTTCTTTTTTTACTTTTTGGAGTGGACTCAAGTATTCATTTCTCGATGCAAAAATACGTAAATTATAAAGAATTCTTTCTTTATCCTGCAAATATTATATATTTGCGATAACAAAATAATCAATAAAGAATGGTATCTAAAATATCAGGCAGTGCAGTACATGGTGTTGATGCTTTCACCATAGCGATTGAAGTGAATATCGTTTCGGGAACAAAATTTTATATAGTAGGCCTGCCTGATAATGCGGTTAAGGAAAGTGAAAGACGCGTTGAATCATCCATAAAACATCTTGGTTTTAAGTTCCCCCGCCACAGGGTAGTGGTAAACCTTGCCCCGGCTGATAAGCGAAAGGAAGGCTCTGCTTATGACCTGCCCATCGCATTGGGGATACTTATTTCTTCAAAACAAATAAAGGTGAATGGCTTGGATAAATACATGGTCATGGGTGAACTTTCGCTTGACGGTGCGTCAAGCCCTATCAAAGGCGTGCTGCCTATTGCCATTGAAGCAAGGAAACATGGGTTCAAGGGTTTTGTGCTGCCCAAAGTAAATGCCGCTGAAGCTGCAATCGTAAACAACTTAGATGTAATTGGAGTTGAGAGTTTGCAGGAAGCTATTGACTACTTTGAAGGAAACCTGGTAATAGAACCGCTAAAAAAAGACACCAGGGAGCTCTTTTTGAATACCCGTAACGATTATGATGCTGACTTCGCTGATGTACAGGGCCAGGGAAATATCAAAAGAGCGCTGGAGATAGCTGCATCAGGAGGGCATAATGTGATCATGATCGGTCCGCCCGGTGCCGGCAAAACCATGCTGGCAAAAAGGCTGCCTTCAATATTGCCCCCACTCACGCTGCAGGAAGCGTTGGAAACTACAAAAATTCATTCAGTTGCCGGTAAAACGACCGAACGATCATCCTTGATCGCTACAAGGCCTTTCAGGTCACCACACCATACGATCAGCGATGTGGCCCTGGTGGGCGGTGGCGGAAACCCGCAGCCCGGTGAAATATCTCTTTCGCACAACGGGGTGCTGTTCCTCGATGAGTTGCCTGAATTTAAAAGGACGGTGCTTGAAGTGATGCGGCAGCCCATAGAGGAGCGAAGAGTTACGATCTCAAGGGCAAAAACTTCCGTGGAATACCCGGCTAATTTTATGCTCATCGCCAGCATGAACCCATGCCCCTGCGGCTATTACAACCACCCAGACAAAGAGTGTGTCTGTGTTCCCGGGATGGTGCAAAAATACCTGAGTAAAATAAGCGGCCCCCTGTTAGACCGCATTGACCTGCACGTAGAAGTAACGCCTGTCTCATTTGACCAGATGACGGCTAACAGAAGAAACGAAACCAGCGCAGATATCAGGGAAAGGGTGATAAAAGCCAGGGAAATACAGTCAAAGCGGTTTGAAAAACAAAAAGACATCTATTCCAATGCTATGATGCCCTCCCAAATGGTGAAAAAAGTCTGCCAGATCAATGAAGCAGGTAAAAATTTACTAAAAACCGCCATGGAAAAATTAGGGCTCTCTGCCAGGGCCTATGACAGGATACTTAAAGTATCAAGAACCATTGCCGACATCGAAGGCACTGACGAAATTAAAACAGAGCATCTTGCCGAAGCCATCCAGTACAGGAGCTTGGATAGGGAGGGATGGGCTGGGTAGAAAAGTTGGCAGTTGGCAGTTGGCAGTTGGCAATGTGAGTCAATTGTACAATATTAGTATTCATTCGTATATTTACCCTGTGAAATTTCTTCTATTTAACAGGGTTGGCATCGGATATTCGTATTATGAAAATAGACAAAAAAACCGTTCAAAAAATAGCCCACCTGGCAAGGCTGGAGTTTAAGGATAAAGATGAAGAAGCGATCATTAAAGATCTGAATAAAATGCTTGAATGGGTCGGGAAGCTCAATGAGCTCAATACTGCAGGCATTGAGCCGCTCACACATCTATCTGAGGAGGTCAATGTGATGAGAAAAGATGAGCTGAAAAAACACATCTCCCACGAACAAGGATTAAAAAACGCACCGAAAAAAGATTCGGATTACTTTAGAGTACCCAAGGTGCTGGAGGCGCATGGCGCATAGCGCAGGGCGCATGGAGCAGAGCCCCACCAGTTGGCGGGGCCATGCGCCACGCGCTATGCGCTTAATATTCTGGAAAGACTGGTACACACCTTATAAGATATTTTACAACGTATTTCTTTGTTTATTTGCTGTAAGCTTACTGGCTCTTTTGATCCAGTATTCCATTGGCATTGATAATGTAATAAGCTGGGATATCGTAAATGAACTAAAAAGTGTCAGTATTGTACTGGACAAATTTACTGTAAATTTTGTAGAGACGTTGCATGCAACGTCTCTACAAAATTACGATTTCACTGTAGATACCCATACCTACCTCATTTTTCAAAAATTCGTTGGCAGCAATTTCGAAGTAAACTACCTGGCAACCCTGTTTTTCATCTTTGTTTCATTATCCATAATACTTTTATTGAGCGCTGTAACCTGCCTGAAAGCTGTGTGGTATTTTGGAGGGATGGGCATTTTTGTTATCTTCCTCGTAAGTATTAGATTTGACCTTATCGTTGATCTTGATCCCATTATAAATACAGGTTATCTACAACTAATTAATATCCTGCTTATAACAGCCATCATTTTATTTTGTTCAACGAGCTACTATTTTTATGCTTATAAGAAAGATACCTCTTTTGAATTACGCTTTCTGATATTTTCTATTATCAGTATTTTATTAGGCGGCTTGATATGGTTTAAATCAGATGTGAGCCATCCGGTTTTATTTATGGCCAATTATGGCTGTGTGTTGCCTGTAGTTTTAACAATAATTTTTATTTTTATTATTTCGCTGGAGAATATTGACAGCATTTTATATTTGGCTACCAGGTCAAAAAGCCCCAAAAGTGGCAGTAATCTCCTGCATTTTACATTTTTTTCTCTAATATATCTGTCGTGCCTGGTTTTAGTTTATCTTGAGAACGCAAGATTTTTTGAATTTGATCTGATCTATTTGAACGCGTTTGTGGTATTTGTAGTCTCTGCTCTATTAGGTATCTGGGGCTTCAAAAAAAGAAATGTCTTATTTAAAGGCCAACTGCCTTTTGCTCCGATCGGAGCTTATCTCTACTTAGGTTTTGCCATTATTTCAACCATTACAATGGGCTATTACTTTGCTACCGGCAACGATCCGATGGTTGAGGTTTTTGAAGAAATTATTATTTTGGCGCACCTGATCAGGGGAGGCTTATTTTTTCTCTATATACTCAACAACTTTTCTACTCCCATAGCTCAAAACATGCAGGTACATAAGATCGTATATCAACCAAATCGTACCCCCTTTTTTATCGTAACCGGATTATCTATTCTTGGAATTGCTGCGATGATATTCAAGTCAAACTTTGCTGCGTATGATAAAGTAATTGCAGGTTACCACAATGGGCTGGGTGA encodes:
- a CDS encoding YifB family Mg chelatase-like AAA ATPase, with protein sequence MVSKISGSAVHGVDAFTIAIEVNIVSGTKFYIVGLPDNAVKESERRVESSIKHLGFKFPRHRVVVNLAPADKRKEGSAYDLPIALGILISSKQIKVNGLDKYMVMGELSLDGASSPIKGVLPIAIEARKHGFKGFVLPKVNAAEAAIVNNLDVIGVESLQEAIDYFEGNLVIEPLKKDTRELFLNTRNDYDADFADVQGQGNIKRALEIAASGGHNVIMIGPPGAGKTMLAKRLPSILPPLTLQEALETTKIHSVAGKTTERSSLIATRPFRSPHHTISDVALVGGGGNPQPGEISLSHNGVLFLDELPEFKRTVLEVMRQPIEERRVTISRAKTSVEYPANFMLIASMNPCPCGYYNHPDKECVCVPGMVQKYLSKISGPLLDRIDLHVEVTPVSFDQMTANRRNETSADIRERVIKAREIQSKRFEKQKDIYSNAMMPSQMVKKVCQINEAGKNLLKTAMEKLGLSARAYDRILKVSRTIADIEGTDEIKTEHLAEAIQYRSLDREGWAG
- the gatC gene encoding Asp-tRNA(Asn)/Glu-tRNA(Gln) amidotransferase subunit GatC, which codes for MKIDKKTVQKIAHLARLEFKDKDEEAIIKDLNKMLEWVGKLNELNTAGIEPLTHLSEEVNVMRKDELKKHISHEQGLKNAPKKDSDYFRVPKVLEAHGA